From one uncultured Bacteroides sp. genomic stretch:
- a CDS encoding lactonase family protein: MIKKIISICLIGILVGCQSKKTAQENNKTANGELTMLVGTYTPAGADAGIYTFRLNTETGTVTPLSKAKASNPSYLTPSADGKFIYAVSEQADETAAVNAFAFDKEKGTLKKLNEQKTMGTDPCYVITNGKNVVTANYSGGSISVFPIQKDGSLLPASSVFTFEGSGPDSVRQKTPHLHCVRITPDGKYLFADDLGSDKIRKFNIDPQADATNKKPFLSIGTPSSFKLAAGSGPRHLTFAPNNRFAYLISELSGKVTAFEYADGQLKEFQSIAADTVGAHGSADIHISPDGKFLYASNRLKADGVAIFRINEANGMLTKVGYQLTGIHPRNFIITPNGKFLLVACRDSNVIQLFKRDSDTGLLTDTQKDIKLEKPVCIKFVE, translated from the coding sequence ATGATCAAGAAAATTATCAGTATCTGCCTAATCGGCATACTTGTAGGTTGCCAGTCCAAGAAGACCGCTCAAGAAAACAATAAAACGGCTAACGGTGAACTCACCATGCTTGTTGGTACATATACCCCCGCAGGCGCCGATGCAGGTATTTACACCTTTCGGTTGAACACGGAAACAGGTACAGTTACCCCTCTGAGTAAGGCCAAAGCCTCCAACCCGTCTTACCTCACGCCGTCTGCCGATGGTAAATTTATCTATGCCGTAAGTGAACAGGCCGACGAAACAGCTGCGGTCAACGCTTTTGCTTTCGATAAAGAGAAGGGAACGCTCAAAAAACTAAATGAGCAAAAGACAATGGGCACTGACCCGTGTTACGTCATTACCAATGGTAAAAATGTGGTTACGGCAAACTATAGCGGCGGAAGCATATCGGTATTTCCTATCCAGAAAGACGGGTCACTTTTGCCGGCATCCTCCGTCTTTACCTTCGAGGGGTCAGGCCCCGATTCGGTAAGACAAAAAACACCTCATCTGCACTGTGTACGCATTACTCCGGATGGAAAATATTTGTTTGCCGACGACTTAGGGTCGGATAAAATACGCAAATTCAATATTGACCCACAAGCAGATGCTACAAACAAGAAACCTTTCTTGAGCATCGGCACTCCTTCATCGTTTAAGTTAGCAGCCGGATCGGGCCCCCGACATCTGACATTTGCTCCGAATAACCGCTTTGCATACCTTATCAGTGAATTATCGGGCAAGGTAACCGCCTTTGAGTATGCCGACGGGCAATTAAAGGAGTTTCAATCTATAGCGGCCGATACGGTTGGGGCACATGGTAGTGCCGATATTCACATCAGCCCTGACGGAAAGTTTTTATATGCCAGCAATCGGCTGAAAGCCGACGGTGTTGCCATCTTCCGCATTAATGAAGCCAACGGCATGCTGACCAAAGTGGGCTATCAGCTCACCGGCATTCATCCCCGCAATTTTATTATTACTCCCAACGGAAAGTTCTTGTTGGTGGCTTGCCGCGACAGCAACGTTATTCAGCTGTTTAAAAGAGATTCCGACACCGGATTATTAACCGATACACAGAAAGACATAAAGTTAGAGAAACCGGTTTGCATTAAATTTGTAGAATAA
- a CDS encoding phosphatase PAP2 family protein, whose amino-acid sequence MNDFGLEDIGEGMLPYERSSFFFLNGHHTLFWDHFMMLYSGKLLWIPLCIIFLIVAFYRTKWRHALLFIGCLVLLACLCDQTSAGIIKPLFARLRPTHHPDFMAQVLTVDNYRGGRFGFISSHATNGFGAVVFLALVYRCILFTTVVSLWGMITCYSRIYLGVHFITDVMGGMIVGAIFGFFIYLLFKHLRARIFKIPLAENLKPAYSRVHSTIIVMAITITIFIDVAISFIQTCSG is encoded by the coding sequence ATGAATGATTTTGGATTGGAAGATATTGGAGAAGGGATGTTGCCGTATGAACGGAGTTCTTTTTTCTTCCTGAATGGTCATCATACTCTGTTTTGGGATCATTTTATGATGCTTTATTCCGGCAAATTGCTGTGGATTCCTCTCTGCATCATCTTTCTTATTGTTGCTTTCTACAGAACCAAGTGGCGGCATGCTCTTTTGTTTATTGGCTGCTTAGTTCTTCTGGCCTGCCTTTGCGATCAAACATCAGCCGGTATAATAAAGCCCCTTTTTGCTAGGTTACGGCCTACTCACCATCCCGATTTCATGGCTCAGGTTCTTACTGTTGATAACTATAGAGGGGGCCGTTTCGGATTTATCTCTTCTCATGCCACCAACGGATTTGGCGCTGTTGTTTTTCTGGCACTTGTTTACAGATGTATTTTATTTACTACCGTGGTCTCTTTATGGGGCATGATTACTTGCTATTCACGCATCTATTTGGGGGTGCATTTTATTACTGATGTTATGGGGGGAATGATTGTTGGCGCTATATTCGGCTTCTTTATCTATCTGCTCTTTAAGCACCTGCGTGCCCGAATATTCAAGATACCTTTGGCTGAAAACTTGAAGCCGGCTTATTCAAGAGTACATTCAACTATAATAGTAATGGCTATAACCATTACTATCTTTATTGATGTTGCCATCTCGTTTATCCAAACATGTAGTGGCTAA
- a CDS encoding class I SAM-dependent methyltransferase codes for MNNIITTFDMNIFDIKASKWDSESVHWERSEAIANKIRELIPITQSMTAMEYGAGTAILSFLLSNQFSRITLMDSSEEMVKMMEEKISKSNTKNLFPLLFDLEKEEYAYGTFDCIFTQMVLHHILNVELAFSRFHKLLHSGGYLAIADLYAEDGSFHGKGFAGHNGFDPDLLKTSLEKAGFTEITYEPCFVMNKSVGEELRAFPVFLLIAKKK; via the coding sequence ATGAATAATATTATAACCACTTTTGATATGAATATATTTGATATAAAAGCCAGCAAATGGGACAGTGAATCAGTTCACTGGGAACGTTCGGAAGCCATTGCAAACAAAATAAGAGAACTTATTCCAATAACCCAAAGCATGACTGCAATGGAATACGGAGCGGGTACTGCCATACTAAGTTTCCTTCTGTCGAACCAATTTTCAAGAATAACATTGATGGACAGCTCTGAGGAAATGGTAAAGATGATGGAAGAAAAAATAAGTAAGAGTAATACAAAAAACCTTTTCCCCTTATTATTTGATCTTGAGAAAGAAGAATATGCTTACGGTACATTCGACTGTATCTTCACGCAAATGGTTCTCCATCACATACTTAATGTAGAGCTTGCGTTCAGTCGGTTCCATAAATTGCTTCACAGTGGCGGCTATCTGGCTATTGCCGATTTGTATGCCGAAGACGGATCTTTTCACGGAAAAGGTTTTGCGGGACACAATGGTTTCGACCCCGATCTACTAAAAACCAGTCTGGAAAAAGCAGGCTTTACAGAGATTACGTACGAACCTTGTTTTGTGATGAATAAAAGCGTCGGAGAAGAACTGCGGGCATTTCCGGTATTCTTACTCATCGCCAAAAAGAAATAG
- the dinB gene encoding DNA polymerase IV, with the protein MVERKIVHIDMDAFFASVEQRDNPELRGKPVAVGYSEERGVVAAASYEARRYGVRSAMSSQKAKMLCPHLIFVPGRMDVYRDVSRQIHRIFHEYTDIIEPLSLDEAFLDVTDNKKNISLAVDIAIAIKNSIRQELGLVASAGISYNKFLAKIASDYRKPDGLCTIHPQHALDFISRLPIESFWGVGPVTAKKMHTLGIHNGELLRACSLEMLTRQFGKAGAMYYDFSRGVDLRPVEFVRVRKSVGCERTLEKDINLRSSVIIELYHVATELAERLKQADFQGNTLTLKIKFHDFNQITRSFTQTHELTTLNDILPLSKQLLKEVDYSSNPIRLIGLSVSNPKEQTDEKENEKESWEQLSFEFDDWLE; encoded by the coding sequence ATGGTAGAGCGCAAAATTGTACATATTGACATGGATGCTTTCTTTGCTTCAGTAGAACAAAGAGACAATCCTGAATTGAGAGGAAAGCCTGTAGCAGTAGGCTATTCCGAGGAACGAGGCGTGGTGGCCGCAGCCAGCTATGAAGCGAGGCGTTATGGGGTGCGTTCGGCCATGTCTTCTCAAAAGGCCAAAATGCTCTGTCCTCATCTCATCTTTGTTCCCGGCCGCATGGATGTTTACAGAGATGTCTCTCGCCAAATTCATCGTATCTTTCATGAGTATACCGATATTATAGAGCCTCTCTCTTTAGATGAAGCTTTTCTCGATGTGACGGATAACAAGAAAAATATTTCTCTCGCGGTGGATATAGCTATTGCAATAAAGAACAGTATACGTCAGGAACTGGGGTTGGTTGCCTCGGCCGGTATTTCATATAATAAGTTTCTGGCTAAAATTGCGTCTGATTATCGTAAGCCTGATGGACTTTGTACCATTCATCCTCAGCATGCGCTCGATTTTATTTCTCGTTTGCCAATAGAATCTTTTTGGGGAGTGGGGCCGGTAACGGCAAAGAAGATGCACACACTGGGCATTCACAACGGCGAGCTGCTCCGGGCGTGTTCTTTAGAAATGCTTACCCGTCAGTTTGGCAAGGCAGGTGCGATGTATTACGATTTTTCAAGGGGAGTAGATCTTCGGCCTGTAGAGTTTGTGCGTGTCAGGAAGTCTGTAGGTTGTGAGCGTACGCTGGAAAAAGATATCAATCTGCGATCATCGGTTATTATCGAGTTGTATCATGTGGCCACGGAACTGGCGGAGCGCTTAAAACAGGCTGATTTTCAGGGAAACACATTGACGTTAAAAATTAAGTTTCATGATTTTAATCAGATAACCCGTAGCTTTACCCAAACGCATGAATTGACCACATTGAATGATATCCTTCCGCTTTCGAAGCAACTGCTCAAAGAGGTGGATTATAGCAGCAATCCTATACGGCTCATCGGCCTTTCTGTCTCTAACCCTAAAGAGCAAACGGATGAGAAAGAGAATGAGAAAGAGAGTTGGGAGCAATTGAGCTTTGAGTTTGATGATTGGTTAGAATAG